From the genome of Mugil cephalus isolate CIBA_MC_2020 chromosome 2, CIBA_Mcephalus_1.1, whole genome shotgun sequence, one region includes:
- the etaa1a gene encoding ewing's tumor-associated antigen 1 has translation MDGARGEVDRAAAPGGSYPLERRTDRPKSNRLSRSFRQKQAVECESPKSQQSDFKTPTRILRSRPVRSSFTEESPHNDSDIQLDIVWDATSPSPHRLGKRGKKHNAGAMNISEIVRRIAPKHGRTEVSEPTLQQWIRDIATIPCTPDVQVPRPKKKPQRPSGLDDLLKLAQRFDLNMFHQDEEEEEEEEEEVEEEVEEEVEEEHQLSLELLTEDVLEAEVQDESAGTCPPAAQLDPDQHMDDDLDFLFDGPTQRLSGNIRNISQAPPQVEPSTTADAPVKPPASGASNVQRPPAAAASSADFEDDWENDDLLNDSLLLEMTQNPLGFAAPKHCSTQKPAGALKREHEPDPRANGRTGTNWEFNCSPTAVKPEPRTFLRRSPPASNTAQSSQKQQPDVLVSRHQAAPDFTDEDLDSLFSSEPVWDDPADDFLLCEMCEDLENQIREATGPSAATTRPPGPTPTRRPALQPVNRIPEPRKQTPASSAHIQTGSWPPGAAACLQASSRVQQHTNKNQFRFKKPNKPLASSVTSSAVAVAQCSAAEIELKKQQALERRRQRLQAQNLQPSRVHPT, from the exons ATGGACGGAGCCCGGGGGGAGGTCGACCGTGCGGCCGCTCCCGGGGGCTCCTATCCGCTGGAGCGACGGACGGACAGACCGAAGTCGAACCGCTTGAGCCGAAGCTTCAGGCAGAAACAGGCGGTGGAGTGCGAGTCACCGAAGAGCCAGCAATCCG ATTTTAAGACTCCGACCAGAATCCTCAGGTCCAGACCTGTGAGGAGCAGCTTCACCGAAGAGTCTCCACACAACGACTCGGACATCCAGCTGGACATCGTCTGGGACGCCACGTCCCCGTCTCCCCACAGACTAG GTAAACGAGGTAAAAAACACAACGCTGGAGCCATGAACATCTCGGAGATCGTCCGTCGAATCGCTCCCAAG CACGGCAGGACGGAGGTTTCGGAGCCGACCTTGCAGCAGTGGATCCGGGACATCGCCACCATCCCCTGCACGCCGGACGTCCAGGTCCCCAGGCCCAAGAAGAAACCCCAGAG ACCGAGTGGATTGGACGACCTCCTCAAACTGGCCCAACGCTTTGACCTCAACATGTTTCAtcaggatgaagaagaagaagaagaagaagaagaggaagtggaggaggaagtggaggaggaagtggaggaggagcaccAGCTGAGCCTGGAGCTCCTAACAGAGGATGTCCTTGAGGCCGAAGTCCAGGATGAATCCGCAGGAACGTGTCCTCCAGCCGCGCAGCTCGACCCGGATCAACACATGGACGATGATCTGGACTTCCTGTTCGACGGGCCGACCCAGCGCCTGAGCGGGAACATCAGGAACATCAGCCAGGCGCCGCCACAAGTCGAACCTTCAACCACCGCGGACGCTCCGGTCAAACCTCCCGCTTCAGGCGCGTCCAACGTCCAGCGCCCGccggccgccgccgcctcctccgccgACTTTGAGGACGACTGGGAGAACGACGACCTGTTGAACGACTCCCTGTTGCTGGAGATGACCCAGAATCCTCTGGGCTTCGCGGCTCCGAAGCACTGCTCCACCCAGAAACCAGCGGGCGCTTTGAAACGGGAGCACGAACCAGATCCTCGCGCGAACGGACGAACCGGGACTAACTGGGAGTTCAACTGCAGCCCGACCGCCGTGAAACCAGAACCACGGACGTTTCTCAGACGCTCGCCGCCTGCTTCAAATACGGCCCAGAGCTCCCAGAAGCAGCAGCCTGACGTCCTGGTGTCCCGCCACCAGGCGGCGCCGGACTTCACGGACGAGGACCTGGACTCTCTGTTCTCGTCCGAGCCGGTTTGGGACGACCCGGCCGACGACTTCCTGCTCTGTGAGATGTGTGAGGACCTGGAGAACCAGATCCGGGAGGCGACGGGGCCGAGCGCCGCCACGACCCGCCCCCCCGGCCCGACGCCGACCCGGAGACCCGCCCTGCAGCCGGTCAACAGGATCCCAGAACCACGGAAACAAACCCCGGCCTCCTCTGCCCACATCCAG ACCGGTTCGTGGCCCCCGGGGGCGGCGGCGTGCCTGCAGGCGAGCAGCAGGGTCCAGCAACACACCAACAAGAACCAGTTCAGGTTCAAGAAGCCCAACAAGCCGCTGGCGTCTTCTGTGACCAGCTCCG ctgtggctgtggctcagtgttCGGCTGCAGAGATTGAGCTGAAGAAGCAACAGGCCCTGGAGAGGAGACGTCAGCGCCTTCAGGCCCAGAACCTCCAGCCCAGTCGAGTCCACCCGACGTGA